Proteins encoded by one window of Micromonospora coxensis:
- a CDS encoding sensor histidine kinase, with protein MPASTPVRPQTRPLAAVARVVMLALVAVLTLIATRDPAQLWWIVLLAVAGLPALLAPEHRLIGPVSRVAEAVVLGLAASQVAVESALGGAVGGLGASAVLPYLAVPVTVTALRRRFAEGAALLGVTAATLLVAGAFTEVDGGRQLGQPGYLAVCAQWLILAALGLYAAGTLHQVMRVRGEGKPQPYAEATRLLTQLRTVARQLPGATLDPGGISEHLLEELRTVAPTTRAAVLSASGGGRLVVLAQVGVDRVDWETTLDADSAIADAWASQQPQTAARSQARSHRGGDVSALIVPLVAGVRTVGLVVLEADAPHAYPPPVVSRVTALTGPAALRLEAALLFDEVRSLATNEERQRLAREIHDGVAQELVMVGYGIDNALAYVDEDPKETAEALRTLRGEVTRVITELRLSLFELRSEVDRHGGLAAAIAEYARTVGASGGLRVHLSLDESTARLPAATEAELLRIAQEAVTNARKHAGAANLWVTCEVDPPYAQIEVSDDGHGIGDQRAEGHYGLAIMAERAERIRGRLEIRPRQPSGTTVAVVVGSSPRRDNVRGSAAAEGE; from the coding sequence TGGTGGATCGTGCTGCTCGCGGTCGCCGGCCTGCCCGCCCTGCTCGCCCCCGAGCACCGGCTGATCGGGCCGGTGAGCCGGGTGGCCGAGGCGGTGGTGCTGGGGCTGGCCGCCAGCCAGGTCGCCGTCGAGTCCGCCCTCGGCGGGGCGGTCGGCGGGCTCGGCGCGTCCGCGGTGCTGCCGTACCTGGCGGTGCCGGTCACGGTGACCGCGCTGCGTCGCCGCTTCGCCGAGGGCGCGGCGCTGCTCGGGGTCACCGCCGCCACGCTGCTGGTGGCGGGCGCGTTCACCGAGGTGGACGGCGGGCGGCAGCTCGGCCAGCCGGGTTACCTGGCGGTCTGCGCGCAGTGGCTGATCCTGGCCGCGCTCGGCCTCTACGCGGCCGGCACGCTGCACCAGGTGATGCGGGTGCGCGGCGAGGGCAAGCCCCAGCCGTACGCGGAGGCCACCCGGCTGCTCACCCAGCTGCGCACGGTGGCCCGCCAGCTGCCCGGGGCCACCCTCGACCCGGGCGGCATCTCCGAGCACCTGCTGGAGGAGCTGCGCACGGTGGCGCCGACCACCCGGGCGGCGGTGCTCTCCGCCAGCGGCGGCGGCCGGCTGGTCGTCCTCGCCCAGGTCGGGGTGGACCGGGTGGACTGGGAGACCACGCTCGACGCCGACTCGGCGATCGCCGACGCCTGGGCCAGCCAGCAGCCGCAGACGGCGGCCCGCTCGCAGGCCCGCTCGCACCGCGGCGGTGACGTGTCGGCGCTGATCGTCCCGCTGGTCGCCGGGGTGCGCACGGTCGGCCTGGTGGTGCTGGAGGCGGACGCCCCGCACGCGTACCCGCCGCCGGTGGTGTCCCGGGTGACCGCGCTGACCGGCCCGGCCGCGCTGCGGCTGGAGGCGGCGCTGCTCTTCGACGAGGTGCGCTCGCTGGCCACCAACGAGGAGCGGCAGCGGCTGGCCCGGGAGATCCACGACGGGGTGGCCCAGGAGCTGGTGATGGTCGGCTACGGCATCGACAACGCGCTGGCCTACGTCGACGAGGACCCGAAGGAGACCGCCGAGGCGCTGCGCACCCTGCGCGGCGAGGTCACCCGGGTGATCACCGAGCTGCGGCTGAGCCTGTTCGAGCTGCGCAGCGAGGTGGACCGGCACGGCGGCCTGGCCGCCGCGATCGCCGAGTACGCCCGCACCGTCGGCGCGTCCGGCGGGCTGCGGGTGCACCTGTCGCTGGACGAGTCCACCGCCCGGCTGCCCGCCGCCACCGAGGCGGAACTGCTGCGCATCGCGCAGGAGGCGGTCACCAACGCCCGCAAGCACGCCGGCGCGGCCAATCTGTGGGTCACCTGCGAGGTGGACCCGCCGTACGCGCAGATCGAAGTGTCGGATGACGGTCACGGCATCGGTGACCAGCGCGCCGAGGGACACTACGGTCTTGCGATCATGGCCGAGAGGGCGGAACGTATCCGGGGCCGGTTGGAGATCAGGCCGCGGCAGCCCAGCGGCACGACCGTGGCGGTGGTGGTCGGTTCGTCGCCCCGGCGAGATAACGTGCGTGGCAGCGCAGCAGCAGAAGGGGAGTAA
- a CDS encoding response regulator transcription factor — protein sequence MTTSPTPATRTKVLLVDDHDLIRKGLRHAFERDRQFEVVGEAATAAEGVRQAGALQPDVVIMDLRLPDGSGLEATRALRKSSASMGIVVLTMYAGDDQLFGALEAGASAFVPKTAPADEVVAAARHAASSPSAFTAADLAEAMKRRLAPSGPQLSPREGQVLRLLADGMSVAGIAKQLFVSESTAKTHISKLYEKLGAANRAQALMTALRLGLLEAPDAPKF from the coding sequence ATGACCACAAGCCCGACACCGGCCACCCGTACCAAGGTCCTCCTTGTCGACGATCACGATCTGATCCGCAAGGGCCTGCGGCACGCCTTCGAGCGTGACCGGCAGTTCGAGGTCGTCGGTGAGGCCGCCACGGCCGCGGAGGGGGTACGCCAGGCGGGCGCGCTGCAGCCGGACGTCGTGATCATGGATCTGCGGCTTCCCGACGGCAGCGGCCTGGAGGCCACCCGCGCGCTGCGCAAGTCCAGCGCCTCGATGGGCATCGTCGTGCTCACCATGTACGCCGGTGACGACCAGCTCTTCGGCGCCCTGGAGGCGGGGGCCAGCGCGTTCGTGCCGAAGACCGCGCCGGCCGACGAGGTGGTGGCCGCCGCCCGGCACGCCGCCTCCTCCCCCAGCGCGTTCACCGCGGCCGACCTGGCCGAGGCGATGAAGCGCCGGCTGGCCCCGTCCGGCCCGCAGCTCTCCCCCCGCGAGGGGCAGGTGCTGCGGCTGCTGGCCGACGGCATGAGCGTGGCCGGCATCGCCAAGCAGCTCTTCGTCAGCGAGTCCACCGCCAAGACGCACATCTCGAAGCTCTACGAGAAGCTGGGCGCGGCCAACCGGGCCCAGGCGCTGATGACGGCGCTGCGGCTCGGCCTGCTGGAGGCTCCGGACGCGCCGAAGTTCTGA
- a CDS encoding SAM-dependent methyltransferase encodes MQRPDWAPDDIDIERPSVARMYDYYLGGSHNFAADRAAARAMMEAVPDAPLMAQANRAFMRRAVQYLIDQGIRQFLDIGSGIPTVGNVHEIAQRAAPDARVVYVDVDPVAVAHSREILDGNPGATVIQEDLRRPEAILRHPEVTRLLDFNRPVAVLVVAVLHFIPYADRPEEILRTLRAALAPGSHLVLSQASDESRSDTGQRAEAERVYRRTDNPLWIRDRAELTAFFDGFELVEPGVVWVPQWRPESPESAEDAEQAIFIGGVGRLGG; translated from the coding sequence ATGCAGCGGCCGGACTGGGCACCCGACGACATCGACATCGAACGCCCCAGCGTCGCCCGCATGTACGACTACTACCTCGGCGGATCGCACAACTTCGCGGCGGACCGGGCGGCGGCCCGGGCCATGATGGAGGCCGTGCCGGACGCCCCGCTGATGGCCCAGGCCAACCGCGCCTTCATGCGCCGGGCCGTGCAGTACCTGATCGACCAGGGGATCCGGCAGTTCCTCGACATCGGCTCCGGCATCCCCACGGTCGGCAACGTGCACGAGATCGCCCAGCGGGCCGCCCCGGACGCCCGGGTGGTCTACGTCGACGTCGACCCGGTGGCCGTGGCGCACAGCCGGGAGATCCTCGACGGCAACCCCGGCGCCACGGTGATCCAGGAGGACCTGCGCCGGCCGGAGGCCATCCTGCGCCACCCCGAGGTCACCCGGCTGCTGGACTTCAACCGGCCGGTCGCGGTGCTCGTCGTGGCCGTGCTGCACTTCATCCCGTACGCCGACCGGCCGGAGGAGATCCTGCGGACGCTGCGCGCGGCGCTGGCGCCCGGCAGCCACCTGGTCCTCTCCCAGGCCAGCGACGAGAGCCGCAGCGACACCGGTCAGCGGGCCGAGGCGGAGCGGGTCTACCGACGCACCGACAACCCGCTCTGGATCCGCGACCGGGCCGAGCTGACCGCCTTCTTCGACGGCTTCGAGCTGGTCGAGCCGGGCGTGGTCTGGGTGCCGCAGTGGCGGCCCGAGTCGCCGGAGAGCGCCGAGGACGCCGAGCAGGCGATCTTCATCGGTGGCGTCGGACGACTCGGTGGGTGA
- a CDS encoding putative bifunctional diguanylate cyclase/phosphodiesterase, whose protein sequence is MTQAQLEALLQRLTERLAAALRAEPFDARVGHQVGAELVAAHIASAEGLGRTVEVIQLRLVRDLGLVADDVEDRMARLLSTVTTGYARALRDRTLDEQESIRRAAMMARAQAERALRDSESRFRHQATHDPLTDLPNRTLFTERLSAAIGEPARGADRVGVCFLDLDRFKVVNDSLGHQVGDELLVQVARRLRLALPEHLVARLGGDEFVVLVERTTRVDDVVQVAEAALAAVGEPVRVDGHELTVTASIGIVERPVAGTTPGELMRAADSTLHWAKAAGGARWSLFDPERHRTELARYALSAAIPAAIDRGEFFLDYQPLTSLRDGTVLGVEALVRWRHPELGILGPGRFISLAEETGLIVRLGGWVLAEACREAESWSGGPTPAPFVSVNLAVRQVHRPGLVQEVRALLARTGLPPERLQLEITESTMMSTAEEPVRALRVLADLGVRIAIDDFGTGYCNLAYLRDLPVTELKVAGEFVTGLRAPTVDPASRTDERILASLVSLAHALDLTVTAEGVETAGQADRLRAIGCDAGQGWYFGRPGPAEQLLGRAPALSTAAVGADGSAGG, encoded by the coding sequence ATGACGCAGGCGCAGCTGGAGGCGCTGCTGCAACGGCTCACCGAGCGGCTGGCCGCCGCCCTGCGCGCGGAGCCGTTCGACGCGCGGGTCGGTCACCAGGTGGGCGCGGAGCTGGTCGCCGCGCACATCGCCTCCGCCGAGGGGCTGGGGCGCACCGTGGAGGTCATCCAGCTCCGTCTGGTCCGGGACCTGGGCCTGGTCGCCGACGACGTCGAGGACCGGATGGCGCGGCTGCTGTCGACCGTCACCACCGGCTACGCCCGCGCGCTGCGGGACCGGACGCTGGACGAGCAGGAGTCGATCCGGCGGGCCGCGATGATGGCCCGCGCCCAGGCCGAACGGGCGCTGCGCGACAGCGAGTCCCGGTTCCGCCACCAGGCCACCCACGATCCGCTGACCGACCTGCCCAACCGGACGCTGTTCACCGAGCGGCTCAGCGCCGCGATCGGCGAGCCGGCCCGGGGCGCCGACCGGGTCGGTGTCTGCTTCCTCGACCTCGACCGGTTCAAGGTGGTCAACGACTCGCTCGGCCACCAGGTGGGCGACGAGCTGCTGGTACAGGTCGCCCGGCGGCTGCGCCTGGCCCTGCCGGAGCACCTGGTCGCCCGGCTCGGCGGCGACGAGTTCGTCGTCCTGGTCGAGCGCACCACCCGGGTCGACGACGTCGTGCAGGTCGCCGAGGCGGCGCTCGCGGCCGTGGGTGAGCCGGTCCGGGTGGACGGGCACGAGCTGACCGTGACCGCCAGCATCGGCATCGTCGAGCGTCCGGTGGCCGGCACCACCCCCGGTGAGCTGATGCGGGCGGCCGACAGCACCCTGCACTGGGCCAAGGCGGCCGGGGGCGCGCGCTGGTCGCTGTTCGACCCGGAGCGGCACCGCACCGAGCTGGCCCGGTACGCCCTCTCCGCGGCCATCCCCGCCGCCATCGACCGGGGCGAGTTCTTCCTCGACTACCAGCCGCTGACCTCGCTGCGCGACGGCACGGTGCTCGGCGTGGAGGCGCTGGTCCGCTGGCGCCACCCCGAGCTGGGGATCCTCGGGCCCGGCCGGTTCATCTCGCTGGCCGAGGAGACCGGCCTGATCGTCCGGCTCGGCGGGTGGGTGCTCGCCGAGGCGTGCCGGGAGGCAGAGAGCTGGTCCGGCGGGCCCACGCCGGCGCCCTTCGTGAGCGTCAACCTGGCCGTCCGGCAGGTGCACCGGCCCGGCCTGGTGCAGGAGGTGCGGGCCCTGCTGGCGCGGACCGGGCTGCCCCCGGAACGGCTCCAGCTGGAGATCACCGAGAGCACCATGATGAGCACCGCCGAGGAGCCGGTGCGGGCGCTGCGGGTGCTGGCCGACCTGGGCGTACGGATCGCCATCGACGACTTCGGCACCGGTTACTGCAACCTGGCGTACCTGCGGGACCTGCCGGTGACCGAGCTGAAGGTGGCCGGGGAGTTCGTCACCGGGTTGCGCGCCCCGACGGTCGACCCGGCCAGCCGGACCGACGAGCGGATCCTCGCCTCGCTGGTCTCGCTGGCGCACGCGCTGGACCTGACCGTCACCGCCGAGGGCGTGGAGACGGCCGGGCAGGCCGACCGGCTGCGCGCGATCGGCTGCGACGCCGGCCAGGGCTGGTACTTCGGGCGGCCGGGGCCGGCGGAGCAGCTGCTCGGCCGCGCCCCCGCGCTCTCCACCGCCGCCGTCGGCGCAGACGGCTCAGCCGGCGGGTGA
- a CDS encoding LuxR C-terminal-related transcriptional regulator codes for MRVVIAEDLALLRDGLTRILDAFGFEVVAAVDNGPSVLPALVTHRPDVAVVDVRLPPTFTDEGLQAAIRARTELPGLPVLVLSQHVEQLYARELLSDRAGGVGYLLKDRVSHVAQFVDAVRRVAEGGTVMDPEVVAQLLAGRVEARPLRELTAREREVLGLMAEGRSNAAIAARLFVTEKAVSKHINNIFSKLGMPPSDDDNRRVLAVLAYLHDDGTVSARPASGGGSPAG; via the coding sequence GTGCGCGTCGTCATCGCCGAGGACCTCGCCCTCCTCCGGGACGGCCTGACCCGCATCCTGGACGCGTTCGGCTTCGAGGTCGTCGCGGCCGTCGACAACGGACCGTCGGTGCTGCCCGCGCTGGTCACCCATCGGCCCGACGTGGCGGTCGTCGACGTGCGGCTGCCGCCCACCTTCACCGACGAGGGCCTGCAGGCGGCGATCCGCGCCCGTACGGAGCTGCCCGGGCTGCCGGTCCTCGTCCTGTCCCAGCACGTCGAGCAGCTGTACGCCCGGGAACTGCTCTCCGACCGGGCCGGCGGGGTCGGCTACCTGCTCAAGGACCGGGTGTCGCACGTGGCCCAGTTCGTCGACGCGGTGCGCCGGGTGGCCGAGGGCGGCACGGTGATGGACCCGGAGGTGGTCGCCCAGCTGCTGGCCGGTCGGGTGGAGGCCCGGCCGCTGCGGGAGCTGACCGCGCGGGAACGCGAGGTGCTGGGCCTGATGGCCGAGGGCCGCTCCAACGCGGCGATCGCCGCCCGGCTCTTCGTCACCGAGAAGGCGGTCAGCAAGCACATCAACAACATCTTCAGCAAGCTGGGGATGCCGCCGTCGGACGACGACAACCGGCGGGTGCTGGCGGTGCTGGCGTACCTGCACGACGACGGCACGGTGTCGGCCCGGCCGGCGTCCGGCGGCGGGTCACCCGCCGGCTGA
- a CDS encoding sensor histidine kinase, protein MDAVDSSVREVVRHTVRPGAVAAGQGLLVSLLCLTTNLPLFVLSVVALLLIPVFGIGFALFPVVTALVRISTGLQRRMAGWAGLPIARPYLPRPEDAQLGTWRRFRWVVGDPATWRDFAWLLPGAFTGGACLLAFVMPVYGLEGVLGVPVVLHLTVDWYGYGLFWPMDNLFEALFALPTGALLLAGGLAVAPWLLWLHQRFAALLLAPTEAARLALRVAHLTATRADTVDAQAAELRRIERDLHDGAQARLVALSMSIGLAEELVERDPTAVRRLLAEARETSGQALAELRDLVRGIHPPVLAERGLDGAVRALALAVPMPVEVDVDLSGRLLAPVESAAYFAVAEGLANATRHSGATRAWIHLRHDGERLTIVVGDDGRGGADPAAGSGLAGIGRRLAVFDGTMSVASPPGGPTVLTMELPCASSSPRTSPSSGTA, encoded by the coding sequence ATGGACGCCGTGGACAGCTCGGTACGCGAGGTCGTCAGGCACACCGTCCGCCCCGGCGCGGTGGCCGCCGGCCAGGGGCTGCTGGTGTCCCTGCTCTGCCTGACCACCAACCTGCCGCTGTTCGTCCTGTCGGTGGTCGCGCTGCTGCTCATCCCCGTCTTCGGCATCGGGTTCGCGCTGTTCCCGGTGGTGACCGCGCTGGTCCGGATCTCGACCGGGCTGCAACGCCGGATGGCCGGGTGGGCCGGTCTGCCGATCGCCAGGCCGTACCTGCCGCGCCCGGAGGACGCGCAGCTCGGCACCTGGCGGCGCTTCCGGTGGGTGGTGGGCGATCCGGCCACCTGGCGGGACTTCGCCTGGCTGCTGCCGGGCGCCTTCACCGGCGGGGCCTGCCTGCTGGCGTTCGTGATGCCGGTGTACGGCCTGGAGGGCGTGCTCGGCGTCCCGGTCGTGCTCCATCTGACCGTCGACTGGTACGGCTACGGTCTCTTCTGGCCGATGGACAACCTGTTCGAGGCGCTGTTCGCGCTGCCCACCGGCGCGCTGCTGCTGGCCGGTGGGCTGGCCGTCGCGCCGTGGCTGCTCTGGCTGCACCAGCGCTTCGCGGCACTGCTGCTCGCGCCGACCGAGGCGGCTCGGCTGGCGCTGCGGGTCGCGCACCTGACCGCCACCCGGGCCGACACCGTCGACGCGCAGGCCGCCGAGCTGCGCCGCATCGAGCGGGACCTGCACGACGGGGCGCAGGCCCGGCTCGTCGCGCTGAGCATGAGCATCGGGCTGGCCGAGGAACTCGTCGAGCGCGACCCGACGGCGGTGCGGCGGCTGCTCGCCGAGGCGCGGGAGACCAGCGGGCAGGCCCTGGCGGAGCTGCGCGACCTGGTCCGGGGCATCCACCCGCCGGTGCTGGCCGAGCGGGGGCTGGACGGCGCGGTCCGGGCGCTCGCCCTGGCGGTGCCGATGCCGGTGGAGGTGGACGTCGACCTGTCCGGCCGGCTGCTGGCCCCGGTGGAGTCGGCGGCGTACTTCGCGGTGGCCGAGGGACTGGCGAACGCCACCCGGCACAGTGGCGCGACGCGTGCCTGGATCCACCTCCGCCACGACGGGGAGCGGCTGACCATCGTGGTCGGTGACGACGGTCGGGGCGGCGCCGACCCGGCGGCGGGCAGTGGTCTGGCGGGCATCGGGCGTCGGCTCGCCGTCTTCGATGGCACGATGTCGGTGGCCAGTCCACCCGGCGGGCCCACCGTGCTGACCATGGAGCTGCCGTGCGCGTCGTCATCGCCGAGGACCTCGCCCTCCTCCGGGACGGCCTGA
- a CDS encoding MMPL family transporter, producing the protein MSRQRLTGLPSGRRGKYAVLVLWLVLVAVAGPLSVKLSEVQDNATLGALPVGVESSRATARAEAAFPDSDRPLAVAVYVRDGGLTAADRAKADADRTAFARYADGGAVSPAVPSEDGRALLVSFPVAGDDERRATAVSEVKERLDVDAPGGLRTALTGDAAAESDVFDAFAGMDVALLLATAATVAVLLLLTYRSPVLWLVPLVTVGVANQFAGGVVYLMARYGGLAVDFQSQTILTVLVFGVGVDYALLLIARYREELRRHADRHEAMRVALRRSFGAICASAATVAVGLLCLLAADLPSTRGLGPVGAVGIVAALLAMTTLLPAVLVLCGRWLFWPFVPRWSPTAATDDVTVDHGIWRRVAAAVGGRPRAVWIGTAAALVALTVGIGNLSIGLPGEESFTTEVGSVTGQKLIAAHYPGGATAPAEILATAGTADEVVAAARAVPGVARVEAAQPSPDGTWVRVPAVLADTPDSDAARTTVQRLRAAVHAVPGADALVGGQTATLVDEERTVARDNRVVIPLVLAVVLVILVLLLRALVAPLLLMVSVVLSYAAAMGAAGLLLAALGHPRLFVGVPLQAFLFLVALGVDYTIFLMTRAREETAVLGHRAGVLRALTVTGGVITSAGVVLAATFGALGVLPLVPSIQMGVIVAVGILLDTLLVRSLLIPALALDLGARTWWPGRPARPAARPTPPAPPARRVLAGS; encoded by the coding sequence ATGTCCCGGCAACGACTGACCGGTCTGCCGTCCGGTCGACGAGGCAAGTACGCCGTCCTCGTCCTCTGGCTCGTCCTCGTCGCGGTGGCCGGCCCGCTCTCGGTGAAGCTGAGCGAGGTGCAGGACAACGCCACGCTCGGCGCGCTGCCCGTCGGGGTGGAGAGCAGCCGGGCCACCGCCCGTGCCGAGGCCGCCTTCCCCGACTCGGACCGGCCGCTCGCGGTCGCCGTCTACGTCCGCGACGGCGGCCTCACCGCCGCCGACCGCGCCAAGGCGGACGCCGACCGCACCGCGTTCGCCCGGTACGCCGACGGCGGCGCGGTGTCACCCGCGGTGCCCAGCGAGGACGGCCGGGCGCTGCTGGTCTCCTTCCCCGTCGCCGGGGACGACGAGCGGCGCGCGACGGCGGTGAGCGAGGTGAAGGAACGGCTCGACGTCGACGCGCCGGGCGGCCTGCGGACGGCGCTGACCGGTGACGCCGCCGCCGAGAGCGACGTGTTCGACGCGTTCGCCGGAATGGACGTGGCCCTGCTGCTGGCGACCGCGGCGACGGTCGCGGTGCTGCTGCTGCTCACCTACCGCAGCCCGGTGCTGTGGCTGGTCCCGCTGGTCACCGTCGGCGTGGCCAACCAGTTCGCCGGCGGTGTGGTCTACCTGATGGCGCGGTACGGCGGGCTGGCCGTCGACTTCCAGAGCCAGACCATCCTGACCGTGCTGGTCTTCGGCGTCGGCGTGGACTACGCCCTGCTGCTGATCGCCCGGTACCGCGAGGAGCTGCGCCGACACGCCGACCGGCACGAGGCGATGCGGGTGGCGCTGCGCCGCTCGTTCGGCGCGATCTGCGCCTCGGCGGCGACCGTCGCCGTCGGCCTGCTCTGCCTGCTCGCCGCCGACCTGCCGTCCACCCGGGGGCTCGGCCCGGTCGGCGCGGTCGGCATCGTCGCCGCGCTGCTCGCCATGACCACCCTGCTGCCGGCGGTGCTGGTCCTCTGCGGACGGTGGCTGTTCTGGCCGTTCGTGCCCCGCTGGTCGCCCACCGCCGCCACCGACGACGTGACCGTCGACCACGGGATCTGGCGGCGGGTCGCCGCCGCCGTCGGCGGCCGGCCCCGCGCGGTCTGGATCGGCACCGCCGCCGCCCTGGTCGCGCTGACCGTCGGCATCGGCAACCTCAGCATCGGCCTGCCCGGCGAGGAGTCCTTCACCACCGAGGTCGGCTCGGTCACCGGCCAGAAGCTGATCGCGGCGCACTACCCGGGCGGCGCCACCGCGCCCGCCGAGATCCTGGCCACCGCGGGTACGGCCGACGAGGTGGTCGCCGCCGCCCGGGCGGTGCCGGGCGTGGCCCGGGTGGAGGCGGCGCAGCCCTCCCCCGACGGGACCTGGGTACGGGTGCCGGCGGTGCTGGCCGACACCCCGGACAGCGACGCCGCCCGCACGACCGTGCAGCGGCTGCGCGCGGCGGTGCACGCGGTGCCCGGGGCCGACGCGCTGGTCGGTGGGCAGACCGCCACCCTCGTCGACGAGGAGCGGACGGTCGCCCGGGACAACCGGGTGGTGATCCCGCTGGTGCTCGCCGTGGTGCTGGTGATCCTGGTGCTGCTGCTGCGGGCGCTGGTCGCGCCGCTGCTGCTGATGGTGAGCGTGGTGCTGTCGTACGCCGCCGCGATGGGGGCCGCCGGGCTGCTGCTGGCGGCGCTCGGTCATCCCCGGCTCTTCGTGGGCGTCCCGTTGCAGGCGTTCCTGTTCCTCGTCGCGCTCGGCGTCGACTACACGATCTTCCTGATGACCCGGGCCCGGGAGGAGACGGCGGTACTCGGGCACCGGGCCGGGGTGCTGCGGGCGCTGACCGTCACCGGCGGGGTGATCACCAGCGCGGGCGTGGTGCTGGCGGCGACGTTCGGCGCGCTGGGCGTGCTGCCGCTGGTGCCGTCGATCCAGATGGGCGTGATCGTGGCGGTCGGCATCCTGCTCGACACGCTGCTGGTGCGCAGCCTGCTGATCCCGGCGCTCGCTCTCGACCTGGGCGCGCGCACCTGGTGGCCGGGGAGGCCGGCCCGCCCGGCGGCCCGCCCCACTCCCCCGGCGCCCCCGGCGCGGCGGGTGCTGGCCGGCTCCTGA